The Delphinus delphis chromosome 10, mDelDel1.2, whole genome shotgun sequence genome includes a region encoding these proteins:
- the LOC132432687 gene encoding butyrophilin subfamily 2 member A1-like isoform X3, whose amino-acid sequence MKPSIVQFTVLGPADPIQAMVGEDTKLHCHLSPEKNAEGMEVRWFRTQFSPAVFVYKGHRERTEEQMEEYRGRTTFVSEAISKGSVGLIIHNVTAHDNGIYRCYFQEGRSYDEAIMYLIVAGLGSKPVIEMKGHEDGGLRLECTSVGWYPEPHAVWRDPYGEIMPPLEEAYTTNEDGLFMVTTAVIIMDESVRNMTCSVNNTLLNQEKETVIFIPESFIPSTSPWLVALTVILPSLLLIIAGSICIVKKLQMEKKLLSMQIEIENEEKEIARKELGKERVEKEKERQIKEQLHEELRWRRSLLHAADVVLDPDTAHPELFLSEDRRSVRRGPSRQSLPDNPERFDCQPCVLGLENYTSGRHYWEVEVENVMVWAVGVCRDSVKRKGETLLVPQNGFWTLEMFENKYRVLSSPKKILPVKERLRRVGIFLDYEAGDVSFYNMRDRSHIYTCPRSPFSGPLRPFFRLGSDDSPLFICPAFTGAQGVTVPAGGLVLHRAETHRSLQDQFPGLRAK is encoded by the exons ATGAAGCCATCTATCG TCCAATTTACTGTCCTGGGACCAGCTGATCCAATTCAGGCCATGGTGGGAGAAGACACCAAGTTACACTGCCACCTGTCACCTGAGAAAAACGCTGAGGGCATGGAGGTGCGGTGGTTCCGGACGCAGTTCTCCCCTGCAGTGTTCGTGTACAAGGGCCATCGAGAGAGGACGGAGGAGCAGATGGAGGAGTACAGGGGAAGAACAACCTTTGTGAGCGAAGCTATCAGCAAAGGGAGCGTGGGGCTGATCATACACAACGTCACAGCCCACGATAACGGCATCTATCGCTGTTATTTCCAAGAAGGCAGATCCTACGACGAGGCCATCATGTACCTGATAGTGGCAG GCCTGGGTTCTAAGCCCGTTATTGAAATGAAGGGCCACGAGGATGGAGGCCTCCGGCTGGAATGCACATCTGTAGGGTGGTACCCAGAGCCCCATGCCGTGTGGAGGGACCCTTATGGTGAGATCATGCCCCCGCTGGAGGAGGCTTACACTACGAACGAAGACGGCCTCTTCATGGTCACCACGGCTGTGATCATCATGGACGAGTCTGTGAGGAACATGACCTGCTCCGTCAACAACACCCTGCTCAACCAGGAGAAGGAAACTGTGATTTTCATTCCAG AATCCTTTATTCCCAGCACATCTCCCTGGCTGGTGGCCCTGACTGTCATCCTGCCTTCTCTGCTCCTCATCATCGCTGGAAGCATCTGTATCGTCAAGAAActccaaatggaaaaaaagcTTCTGTCCATGCAAATAGAGattgaaaatgaagagaaagaaattgcACGTAAGGAACTGGGGAAAGAACgtgtggaaaaagagaaagaacgtCAAATAAAAG agcAACTTCATGAAGAACTGC GATGGAGAAGAAGCCTCTTACATGCGG CTGATGTGGTACTGGACCCAGACACCGCTCATCCCGAGCTCTTCCTGTCAGAGGACCGGAGAAGTGTGAGACGGGGTCCCTCCAGGCAGAGCTTGCCTGACAACCCAGAGAGATTTGACTGTCAGCCTTGTGTCCTGGGCCTAGAGAACTACACCTCAGGGAGACATTACTGGGAGGTGGAGGTCGAAAACGTGATGGTTTGGGCTGTGGGTGTTTGTAGAGACAGTGttaagaggaaaggggaaaccCTACTGGTTCCTCAGAATGGCTTCTGGACCCTGGAGATGTTTGAGAACAAGTACCGCGTCCTGTCCTCCCCGAAGAAGATTCTCCCCGTGAAAGAGCGCCTTCGCCGGGTGGGCATCTTCCTGGATTATGAAGCTGGAGATGTGTCCTTCTATAACATGAGGGACAGGTCGCACATCTACACGTGTCCCCGTTCGCCCTTCTCTGGGCCCCTGAGGCCCTTCTTCAGGCTGGGGTCTGATGACAGCCCCCTCTTTATCTGTCCAGCGTTTACAGGGGCCCAGGGGGTCACAGTGCCTGCGGGCGGCCTGGTCCTTCACAGGGCAGAGACCCACCGCAGCCTCCAGGACCAATTCCCCGGTCTCAGAGCCAAGTAG
- the LOC132432687 gene encoding butyrophilin subfamily 2 member A2-like isoform X1, whose amino-acid sequence MERAASLHFSLPGSLLFFHLLSLFAAVSVQFTVLGPADPIQAMVGEDTKLHCHLSPEKNAEGMEVRWFRTQFSPAVFVYKGHRERTEEQMEEYRGRTTFVSEAISKGSVGLIIHNVTAHDNGIYRCYFQEGRSYDEAIMYLIVAGLGSKPVIEMKGHEDGGLRLECTSVGWYPEPHAVWRDPYGEIMPPLEEAYTTNEDGLFMVTTAVIIMDESVRNMTCSVNNTLLNQEKETVIFIPESFIPSTSPWLVALTVILPSLLLIIAGSICIVKKLQMEKKLLSMQIEIENEEKEIARKELGKERVEKEKERQIKEQLHEELRWRRSLLHAADVVLDPDTAHPELFLSEDRRSVRRGPSRQSLPDNPERFDCQPCVLGLENYTSGRHYWEVEVENVMVWAVGVCRDSVKRKGETLLVPQNGFWTLEMFENKYRVLSSPKKILPVKERLRRVGIFLDYEAGDVSFYNMRDRSHIYTCPRSPFSGPLRPFFRLGSDDSPLFICPAFTGAQGVTVPAGGLVLHRAETHRSLQDQFPGLRAK is encoded by the exons ATGGAGCGAGCTGCTTCTCTGCATTTCTCCCTGCCAGGCTCCCTTCTCTTCTTCCACCTCCTCAGCTTGTTTGCAGCGGTCTCAG TCCAATTTACTGTCCTGGGACCAGCTGATCCAATTCAGGCCATGGTGGGAGAAGACACCAAGTTACACTGCCACCTGTCACCTGAGAAAAACGCTGAGGGCATGGAGGTGCGGTGGTTCCGGACGCAGTTCTCCCCTGCAGTGTTCGTGTACAAGGGCCATCGAGAGAGGACGGAGGAGCAGATGGAGGAGTACAGGGGAAGAACAACCTTTGTGAGCGAAGCTATCAGCAAAGGGAGCGTGGGGCTGATCATACACAACGTCACAGCCCACGATAACGGCATCTATCGCTGTTATTTCCAAGAAGGCAGATCCTACGACGAGGCCATCATGTACCTGATAGTGGCAG GCCTGGGTTCTAAGCCCGTTATTGAAATGAAGGGCCACGAGGATGGAGGCCTCCGGCTGGAATGCACATCTGTAGGGTGGTACCCAGAGCCCCATGCCGTGTGGAGGGACCCTTATGGTGAGATCATGCCCCCGCTGGAGGAGGCTTACACTACGAACGAAGACGGCCTCTTCATGGTCACCACGGCTGTGATCATCATGGACGAGTCTGTGAGGAACATGACCTGCTCCGTCAACAACACCCTGCTCAACCAGGAGAAGGAAACTGTGATTTTCATTCCAG AATCCTTTATTCCCAGCACATCTCCCTGGCTGGTGGCCCTGACTGTCATCCTGCCTTCTCTGCTCCTCATCATCGCTGGAAGCATCTGTATCGTCAAGAAActccaaatggaaaaaaagcTTCTGTCCATGCAAATAGAGattgaaaatgaagagaaagaaattgcACGTAAGGAACTGGGGAAAGAACgtgtggaaaaagagaaagaacgtCAAATAAAAG agcAACTTCATGAAGAACTGC GATGGAGAAGAAGCCTCTTACATGCGG CTGATGTGGTACTGGACCCAGACACCGCTCATCCCGAGCTCTTCCTGTCAGAGGACCGGAGAAGTGTGAGACGGGGTCCCTCCAGGCAGAGCTTGCCTGACAACCCAGAGAGATTTGACTGTCAGCCTTGTGTCCTGGGCCTAGAGAACTACACCTCAGGGAGACATTACTGGGAGGTGGAGGTCGAAAACGTGATGGTTTGGGCTGTGGGTGTTTGTAGAGACAGTGttaagaggaaaggggaaaccCTACTGGTTCCTCAGAATGGCTTCTGGACCCTGGAGATGTTTGAGAACAAGTACCGCGTCCTGTCCTCCCCGAAGAAGATTCTCCCCGTGAAAGAGCGCCTTCGCCGGGTGGGCATCTTCCTGGATTATGAAGCTGGAGATGTGTCCTTCTATAACATGAGGGACAGGTCGCACATCTACACGTGTCCCCGTTCGCCCTTCTCTGGGCCCCTGAGGCCCTTCTTCAGGCTGGGGTCTGATGACAGCCCCCTCTTTATCTGTCCAGCGTTTACAGGGGCCCAGGGGGTCACAGTGCCTGCGGGCGGCCTGGTCCTTCACAGGGCAGAGACCCACCGCAGCCTCCAGGACCAATTCCCCGGTCTCAGAGCCAAGTAG
- the LOC132432687 gene encoding butyrophilin subfamily 2 member A2-like isoform X2 has protein sequence MERAASLHFSLPGSLLFFHLLSLFAAVSVQFTVLGPADPIQAMVGEDTKLHCHLSPEKNAEGMEVRWFRTQFSPAVFVYKGHRERTEEQMEEYRGRTTFVSEAISKGSVGLIIHNVTAHDNGIYRCYFQEGRSYDEAIMYLIVAGLGSKPVIEMKGHEDGGLRLECTSVGWYPEPHAVWRDPYGEIMPPLEEAYTTNEDGLFMVTTAVIIMDESVRNMTCSVNNTLLNQEKETVIFIPESFIPSTSPWLVALTVILPSLLLIIAGSICIVKKLQMEKKLLSMQIEIENEEKEIAQQLHEELRWRRSLLHAADVVLDPDTAHPELFLSEDRRSVRRGPSRQSLPDNPERFDCQPCVLGLENYTSGRHYWEVEVENVMVWAVGVCRDSVKRKGETLLVPQNGFWTLEMFENKYRVLSSPKKILPVKERLRRVGIFLDYEAGDVSFYNMRDRSHIYTCPRSPFSGPLRPFFRLGSDDSPLFICPAFTGAQGVTVPAGGLVLHRAETHRSLQDQFPGLRAK, from the exons ATGGAGCGAGCTGCTTCTCTGCATTTCTCCCTGCCAGGCTCCCTTCTCTTCTTCCACCTCCTCAGCTTGTTTGCAGCGGTCTCAG TCCAATTTACTGTCCTGGGACCAGCTGATCCAATTCAGGCCATGGTGGGAGAAGACACCAAGTTACACTGCCACCTGTCACCTGAGAAAAACGCTGAGGGCATGGAGGTGCGGTGGTTCCGGACGCAGTTCTCCCCTGCAGTGTTCGTGTACAAGGGCCATCGAGAGAGGACGGAGGAGCAGATGGAGGAGTACAGGGGAAGAACAACCTTTGTGAGCGAAGCTATCAGCAAAGGGAGCGTGGGGCTGATCATACACAACGTCACAGCCCACGATAACGGCATCTATCGCTGTTATTTCCAAGAAGGCAGATCCTACGACGAGGCCATCATGTACCTGATAGTGGCAG GCCTGGGTTCTAAGCCCGTTATTGAAATGAAGGGCCACGAGGATGGAGGCCTCCGGCTGGAATGCACATCTGTAGGGTGGTACCCAGAGCCCCATGCCGTGTGGAGGGACCCTTATGGTGAGATCATGCCCCCGCTGGAGGAGGCTTACACTACGAACGAAGACGGCCTCTTCATGGTCACCACGGCTGTGATCATCATGGACGAGTCTGTGAGGAACATGACCTGCTCCGTCAACAACACCCTGCTCAACCAGGAGAAGGAAACTGTGATTTTCATTCCAG AATCCTTTATTCCCAGCACATCTCCCTGGCTGGTGGCCCTGACTGTCATCCTGCCTTCTCTGCTCCTCATCATCGCTGGAAGCATCTGTATCGTCAAGAAActccaaatggaaaaaaagcTTCTGTCCATGCAAATAGAGattgaaaatgaagagaaagaaattgcAC agcAACTTCATGAAGAACTGC GATGGAGAAGAAGCCTCTTACATGCGG CTGATGTGGTACTGGACCCAGACACCGCTCATCCCGAGCTCTTCCTGTCAGAGGACCGGAGAAGTGTGAGACGGGGTCCCTCCAGGCAGAGCTTGCCTGACAACCCAGAGAGATTTGACTGTCAGCCTTGTGTCCTGGGCCTAGAGAACTACACCTCAGGGAGACATTACTGGGAGGTGGAGGTCGAAAACGTGATGGTTTGGGCTGTGGGTGTTTGTAGAGACAGTGttaagaggaaaggggaaaccCTACTGGTTCCTCAGAATGGCTTCTGGACCCTGGAGATGTTTGAGAACAAGTACCGCGTCCTGTCCTCCCCGAAGAAGATTCTCCCCGTGAAAGAGCGCCTTCGCCGGGTGGGCATCTTCCTGGATTATGAAGCTGGAGATGTGTCCTTCTATAACATGAGGGACAGGTCGCACATCTACACGTGTCCCCGTTCGCCCTTCTCTGGGCCCCTGAGGCCCTTCTTCAGGCTGGGGTCTGATGACAGCCCCCTCTTTATCTGTCCAGCGTTTACAGGGGCCCAGGGGGTCACAGTGCCTGCGGGCGGCCTGGTCCTTCACAGGGCAGAGACCCACCGCAGCCTCCAGGACCAATTCCCCGGTCTCAGAGCCAAGTAG